A single window of Candidatus Binatia bacterium DNA harbors:
- a CDS encoding dihydrofolate reductase, translating to MIVSLVVAVAENGVIGRDGALPWRLPADLRRFRELTLGHHVIMGRKTYESIGRALDGRVNVVLTRQTELDAPGCRVARDLDEALEIAHAAGESEAFVIGGAAVYEAALPRAARIYLTRVAARVEGDTYFPELDPGEWRETAREERPADERNPYAMAFTRLERRAPAS from the coding sequence GTGATCGTCTCGCTCGTCGTCGCGGTCGCGGAGAACGGCGTGATCGGGCGCGACGGCGCCCTGCCCTGGCGGCTGCCGGCCGACCTGCGCCGCTTCCGCGAGCTCACGCTCGGCCACCACGTGATCATGGGGCGCAAGACGTACGAGTCGATCGGACGCGCGCTCGACGGACGCGTGAACGTCGTGCTGACGCGACAGACGGAGCTCGACGCGCCCGGCTGCCGCGTCGCGCGTGACCTCGACGAGGCGCTCGAGATCGCGCACGCGGCCGGCGAGAGCGAAGCCTTCGTCATCGGCGGCGCCGCGGTGTACGAAGCGGCGCTGCCGCGGGCGGCGCGCATCTACTTGACGCGGGTCGCAGCAAGGGTCGAGGGCGACACGTACTTCCCCGAGCTCGATCCCGGCGAGTGGCGCGAGACCGCGCGCGAGGAGCGCCCCGCCGACGAGCGCAATCCCTACGCGATGGCGTTCACGCGGCTCGAGCGGCGCGCGCCCGCCTCCTGA